The window GGCCTCGGGGTGAAGGTGACCAACACGCCCGGCGTGGTGAGCGACGCCACTGCGGATATGGCACTGGGTCTGCTTCTGGCGTCGGCGCGGAAGATCGTTGAAGGTGAGTGAAGTGACTTTTATTCATGCTTCTGAAAAACCTCTTTTACAATCCGTACGACACCGTGTATTGTAAGACTCCCGAGGTCAGCTGGAGGTTAACTGTAAGGTTAACTGAAACCTTACAGCTTTTTCCACTTGTACAGCTCTGAGAGCAAGAAtgacaaaaactaaaacataaTGTGCTCAGAAACACATCCATTATTATTGCTGTGAAACAGACATAATTGagtcagttcactgactttaTCCTATAGGCCACCAAATCGCTGTGGACCCCAAGACCACCCATATACCACAAACACTGATGGGAGTTGAAGTCTCAGGGTCGACGATGGGGATTATTGGAATGGGACACGTTGGCAGCAAAATCGCTCAAAGAGGCAAAGGCTTTGACATGAAGATCCTGTACCACAACAGGAACAGGAGGTAAATCAAAATCCTTCATTTGCTTAATTCAGTTTGAAACAattgagagaaaaatgtgatcAGCTGCACATAAACCTACTTATATAAAATATCTCGAATATGCGTGTTGTTGCCTATAAATTGATATTATACCTGTAAAACCTCTAATATCCAGATTACAAAAGAGAATAAATGTACAAAACGTTAATGTTTGACAATTTTGGACAAATTTAATATCAATTAACAATACAACAAATGGGCCGGAAAGCCTCACCTACTTGCAAATACGTCACTGCTGTAACGATCCCACAGGTTTGCAACATTataaagcaaagagagaaagagacactgcTAACGGTCAgcttcatcttttctctgtgcCGCTCAGGAGTGTTGAAGATGAGCAGGGGGTGACTTACTGTGAGAACATGGACGACCTGCTAAAAGAGTCAGACTTTGTCGTGCTGGCGGTCAATCTTACCCCTGAAACCACGGGCCTGATCAGCCACAGGCAGCTGGCCCTCATGAAACCCACGGCAACGCTGGTCAACATCAGCAGAGGTGAGGAAAATGTGACTCCACTGATCCTGGTTGAAGACCTGCAAAGGTTGCAGTTAAGTTATTCGGAAACTCTGATCTTTGACTTCTTTTCCTGTCTCAGGTCTGGTTGTGGACCAGGACGCTTTAGTCGAAGCTCTGCGGTCTGGATCGATTCGTGCGGCAGCGTTAGACGTGACTCACCCCGAACCTTTACCAAGGTCTCACCCCACCCTTCAACCACACTCACAATCACTTCTCAtactcctgtcccaacttcattgaaacatgttgctgcatcacactcataataaacatacatttacaaaaattaatcaagctgatgaggtcaaacattaaatatatattttgcctttgtactgttttcaattgggTACATGTCAAAACGGTGTCTCTTTTCTGTTCCTGCTACAAAACGTCTCAGCGATATCCAGCAAAACTTACACCGTCTTGCTTTAGCTGTACAAATATTAACCTTCACAGAGCAACACATTATGTAGTGACACGCGA of the Chelmon rostratus isolate fCheRos1 chromosome 16, fCheRos1.pri, whole genome shotgun sequence genome contains:
- the zgc:136493 gene encoding probable 2-ketogluconate reductase; this encodes MEDNKPWALISEVGKRGYLNEVTDIMKQHFQIICHEDFMKDPLLHGPKIQAMFQWNACPAATPSLLSSLPSLKVVANGGVGFDHLDVPYINGLGVKVTNTPGVVSDATADMALGLLLASARKIVEGHQIAVDPKTTHIPQTLMGVEVSGSTMGIIGMGHVGSKIAQRGKGFDMKILYHNRNRRSVEDEQGVTYCENMDDLLKESDFVVLAVNLTPETTGLISHRQLALMKPTATLVNISRGLVVDQDALVEALRSGSIRAAALDVTHPEPLPRDHPLLSLPNVLITPHTGTNTYTTTRRMVQRMVENAVAAVKGQSIPNEVKPK